Proteins from a genomic interval of Clostridium sp. AN503:
- a CDS encoding cobyrinate a,c-diamide synthase: protein MRDECFIRGDIPMTKSEVRAVSLSKLELGKDSVVYDIGAGTGSVSVEAALLAPEGHVYAFEQKEEGCRLISANREKFGISNLTVASGKAPEILDGYPAPDKVFVGGSGGSLEAILDTVFQRNPAVQVVLNVIALESLCRATEYFKRRGMEPDITCVQVSRAQVRGGYHMMQGQNPVYIITAGLPVSGKHIDVTGTQVSAEASMPGRSVLSARNLPDEAHIPRILIAAAASGSGKTMITTGLLALLKRRGLSCAAFKCGPDYIDPMFHRHVLGITGGNLDSFFLDRTEVRRLFVNRAGMKDMAVIEGVMGYYDGVAGNTVQASTYEIAGITDTPVILVVDGKKSSLSLAAELKGFREYKRDSRIAGVILNRTSPLMMERLKPFLEEQGVVCLGAVPKCAEAEFESRHLGLSIPEEQERFAARVELLADRLEQCLDVDGICRLAEAASPVVVPEKEEKAAGPRKKRRMAIARDEAFCFYYQENLDFLEASGWELVPFSPLSDAHLPEQTAAVLLGGGYPEIYAKQLSENRSMLEEIRRAADGGVKLLAECGGFLYLHDSLEGSDGGIYPMAGVIRGNGYRTSRLSRFGYITLNGPGGSIRGHEFHYWDSTAPGTSMRAQKPGSGRGWDCMYVTEHMVAGFPHLYYLSSPQWILGFLEGSVL, encoded by the coding sequence ATGAGAGACGAATGTTTTATCCGGGGAGATATCCCCATGACAAAGAGTGAGGTGCGGGCGGTGTCCCTCTCGAAGCTGGAGCTTGGGAAAGACAGCGTCGTCTATGATATCGGCGCCGGAACAGGTTCTGTTTCTGTGGAAGCGGCGCTGCTGGCTCCGGAGGGACATGTATACGCGTTTGAACAGAAGGAAGAAGGGTGCCGCCTGATCAGCGCCAACAGGGAGAAGTTCGGCATTTCAAACCTGACGGTGGCATCGGGGAAAGCGCCGGAGATCCTTGACGGGTATCCGGCGCCGGATAAGGTGTTCGTGGGAGGGAGCGGCGGCAGCCTGGAAGCGATCCTGGATACGGTATTTCAGAGGAATCCCGCGGTGCAGGTAGTACTCAATGTGATTGCTCTGGAAAGCCTGTGCCGTGCCACGGAATACTTTAAACGCCGCGGGATGGAGCCGGATATCACCTGCGTGCAGGTATCCCGCGCCCAGGTGCGGGGAGGCTATCATATGATGCAGGGACAGAACCCGGTATATATCATAACGGCGGGGCTGCCGGTATCTGGTAAGCATATAGATGTTACCGGTACTCAGGTGTCCGCGGAAGCCTCCATGCCAGGCAGAAGCGTTTTATCTGCCAGGAACCTGCCGGATGAAGCGCACATACCGCGTATCCTCATAGCGGCGGCAGCAAGCGGCAGCGGAAAGACCATGATCACCACCGGACTGCTTGCGCTTTTAAAACGGCGTGGACTGTCATGCGCCGCTTTCAAATGCGGACCTGATTACATTGATCCCATGTTCCACCGCCATGTGCTGGGGATAACGGGAGGGAACCTGGACAGCTTTTTCCTGGACAGGACAGAGGTGCGCAGGTTGTTTGTAAACAGGGCCGGGATGAAGGATATGGCAGTGATCGAGGGCGTCATGGGATATTATGACGGAGTTGCCGGCAATACGGTGCAGGCAAGTACATATGAGATCGCCGGGATCACAGATACTCCCGTGATCCTGGTGGTGGACGGTAAAAAGAGCAGTTTGTCCCTGGCGGCGGAGCTAAAAGGCTTCCGGGAGTATAAAAGGGACAGCCGGATCGCCGGCGTCATCTTAAACCGCACTTCTCCCCTGATGATGGAGCGGCTTAAGCCGTTTCTGGAGGAACAGGGCGTTGTCTGCCTGGGCGCGGTGCCTAAGTGCGCGGAGGCAGAGTTTGAAAGCCGCCACCTGGGGCTTTCTATACCGGAGGAGCAGGAGCGGTTTGCTGCCCGGGTGGAACTGCTGGCGGACCGGCTGGAGCAGTGCCTGGATGTGGACGGTATATGCAGGCTGGCGGAGGCAGCTTCGCCGGTTGTCGTACCGGAAAAGGAGGAGAAAGCCGCAGGACCCCGTAAAAAACGACGTATGGCCATTGCCAGGGACGAGGCATTCTGCTTTTATTATCAGGAAAACCTGGATTTTCTGGAAGCTTCCGGCTGGGAGCTGGTGCCCTTTTCCCCGCTTTCAGATGCGCACCTGCCGGAGCAGACGGCTGCGGTCCTGCTGGGAGGCGGGTATCCGGAGATCTATGCAAAGCAGCTGTCGGAAAACCGTTCCATGCTGGAGGAAATACGCCGGGCGGCTGATGGCGGGGTCAAGCTCCTTGCAGAGTGCGGAGGGTTTCTCTACCTGCATGACAGCCTGGAGGGCAGTGATGGAGGCATCTATCCCATGGCTGGCGTGATCAGAGGAAACGGCTACCGGACCAGCAGACTGTCCAGGTTTGGCTATATCACGCTGAACGGACCCGGGGGGAGTATCCGCGGACATGAGTTTCATTACTGGGACAGCACGGCGCCGGGTACCTCTATGCGGGCGCAGAAGCCCGGAAGCGGCCGTGGTTGGGACTGCATGTATGTGACTGAGCATATGGTGGCGGGTTTTCCCCATCTTTACTATCTCTCCTCGCCGCAATGGATCCTGGGCTTTTTGGAGGGATCTGTCCTATGA
- the cobK gene encoding precorrin-6A reductase, translating into MSAVRALILGGTSEGRELAEFASEHQVPVLVSVVSEYGESLIGEDPCVQVRRGALDEDGMEALMRREQPEIVLDATHPYAGVVTGQAAALCKKLGIPYWRVVRAEISRCDVTGAVYGDVFFVPSTEAAAALLERDREPVLLTTGSKELEVFAKKKYLKGRIYARVLPSSTVLDKCGALGIGGSHLIAMQGPFSEELNRAILRQIGARWLVTKESGDRGGFLEKIMAARKCGCRVIVIGRPVKEEGVSLEEAKELLRREPVSMAEERQAVSGGAPTKAARQLSLIGMGMGGGRQLTLEAAEALQACDAVLGAPRMLEDVRRWCPGAKKEPRYLADKILDWLDDHPGYRNIGVIYSGDTGFYSGSSSLVKALRTRCGESPLEDCGWQVKVYPGISSVSSLCARMQVSWEGMYLASAHGRNCDVVELLRSHPRLFLLLGGAENLGSVCRRLSEAGYGDASVTAGVRMGYPDERIMTGRAEAFCRAEADELAAVVIERT; encoded by the coding sequence ATGAGTGCAGTCAGGGCATTGATCTTGGGAGGGACCTCAGAGGGGAGGGAGCTGGCGGAATTTGCGTCGGAACACCAGGTCCCTGTGTTGGTCAGCGTGGTATCGGAATATGGGGAAAGCCTGATCGGGGAGGATCCCTGTGTGCAGGTGCGCCGCGGCGCGCTGGATGAGGACGGCATGGAGGCCCTTATGCGCAGGGAACAGCCGGAGATCGTGCTGGATGCAACCCATCCCTATGCAGGCGTGGTGACCGGCCAGGCCGCCGCCCTGTGCAAAAAGCTGGGGATTCCTTACTGGAGGGTTGTGAGAGCGGAGATCTCCCGCTGTGACGTGACAGGGGCAGTGTATGGAGATGTCTTTTTTGTCCCGTCCACAGAGGCAGCAGCAGCCTTGTTGGAGCGGGACAGGGAACCGGTGCTTTTGACTACCGGGAGCAAGGAGCTGGAGGTTTTTGCAAAGAAGAAGTATCTGAAAGGCAGGATATATGCCAGAGTACTCCCAAGCAGCACAGTCCTGGATAAGTGCGGAGCGCTTGGGATCGGAGGCTCTCATCTGATCGCCATGCAGGGCCCGTTCTCTGAGGAGCTGAACCGGGCTATCCTGCGCCAGATCGGGGCGCGGTGGTTGGTGACCAAGGAGTCCGGAGACCGCGGGGGTTTTTTGGAAAAAATAATGGCGGCAAGGAAGTGCGGCTGCCGGGTGATCGTGATCGGGCGTCCGGTGAAGGAGGAGGGCGTCTCTCTGGAGGAAGCGAAAGAACTTCTTCGGAGGGAACCCGTCTCCATGGCGGAGGAGAGGCAGGCGGTTTCAGGCGGAGCTCCCACAAAAGCGGCGAGACAGCTCTCTCTGATCGGCATGGGGATGGGAGGCGGAAGACAGCTCACCCTGGAGGCGGCGGAAGCTCTTCAGGCATGTGACGCCGTTCTGGGAGCGCCCCGTATGCTGGAGGATGTACGGCGCTGGTGTCCGGGGGCTAAAAAGGAGCCGCGCTATCTGGCAGACAAGATCCTGGACTGGCTGGACGACCATCCCGGATACAGAAATATTGGAGTCATATATTCAGGGGACACAGGGTTTTACAGTGGGAGCTCTTCTCTTGTAAAAGCGCTGCGGACGCGCTGTGGGGAAAGCCCCCTGGAGGACTGCGGCTGGCAGGTAAAGGTATATCCGGGGATCTCGTCGGTCAGCAGCCTCTGTGCCAGAATGCAGGTATCCTGGGAGGGGATGTATCTTGCCAGCGCTCATGGAAGAAACTGTGATGTGGTGGAGCTGTTGCGCAGCCATCCGCGTCTGTTTCTGCTGCTGGGGGGCGCTGAAAACCTGGGAAGTGTCTGCCGCAGGCTTTCAGAGGCCGGATATGGGGACGCGTCGGTGACAGCCGGTGTCCGTATGGGATATCCAGATGAAAGGATCATGACCGGCAGGGCAGAAGCATTCTGCCGGGCGGAGGCAGATGAGCTGGCGGCTGTCGTGATCGAGAGAACATAA
- a CDS encoding bifunctional adenosylcobinamide kinase/adenosylcobinamide-phosphate guanylyltransferase, whose protein sequence is MMHLVTGGSASGKSAYAERLAMECRGRRYYVATMRPWGEEGRRRIERHREMRKDKQFTTVECCTGLEHLALGGAKERTVLLECMSNLVANEQFETGGTDCEICARIENGIRHLQKQAGDIIIVTNEVFSDGQAYEPETMRYIGLLGQVNQNLASMADRVTEVVCGIPLPVKYQR, encoded by the coding sequence ATGATGCATCTGGTCACGGGAGGAAGCGCCAGCGGCAAATCAGCCTATGCGGAGAGGCTTGCGATGGAATGCAGGGGACGCCGCTATTATGTGGCGACCATGAGGCCCTGGGGAGAGGAAGGACGCCGCCGGATAGAACGGCACAGGGAAATGAGGAAGGACAAACAGTTTACGACGGTGGAGTGCTGCACCGGCCTGGAACATCTGGCACTTGGGGGGGCAAAAGAGCGTACAGTCCTTTTAGAATGCATGTCAAACCTGGTGGCAAATGAGCAGTTTGAGACGGGAGGGACCGATTGTGAAATCTGTGCCAGAATTGAGAATGGAATCCGGCACTTGCAAAAACAGGCTGGAGACATTATCATAGTAACAAATGAAGTATTTTCAGATGGACAGGCATACGAGCCGGAGACCATGCGCTATATCGGGCTGTTGGGGCAGGTGAACCAAAATCTTGCCTCCATGGCGGACCGGGTGACTGAGGTGGTCTGCGGGATACCGCTGCCGGTCAAATACCAGAGATAA
- a CDS encoding response regulator, which produces MSLYRIILADDEEEVRKGIIRKIDWQRLGFEVVGDAENGEDALEKIEQLEPDVVMTDIRMPYMDGLTLTAKIRQKYPSVKVLIFSGFDDFEYAQQAIKLNVTEYILKPVNVEELSEILNRVRENLDEEIKQRRNVDLLRVSYQNSLPILRELFLNDMVRGTVHGAQIDEKLKEYGVDILDARKWIAALIHVEQEEQTEGRVLSKHRELIPISVKKLVEDNLKDYCRFIIFNSAAGIALIAAVDDSNTQTGLIDQLGDICKESKRILEVTITVGVGHSCTSLEQIGTSYQSAEDALGYRAIVGPGNTIYINDVEPVSRGKLQLDGKDEAELVNAIKFGPKDQIREVIQRLVVRMGDAKVHVRQHQLYMLSIVNCITQLMQQYDFNPGDMFRVQEQYTDILSAIQRREEFEDWILQVAYRMNESMDRERDNTTRKVILEAKQYIQDNYQNPDLSVEMLCRQLHMSPAYFSTVFKKETGQTYIAYLTEVRLDKAVELLNETDDKTYIIAQKVGYQEQNYFSYVFKKRFGVSPTKFRGAQ; this is translated from the coding sequence ATGAGCTTATACCGAATAATATTGGCAGACGACGAGGAGGAAGTGCGCAAGGGCATAATCCGGAAGATTGACTGGCAGCGGCTGGGGTTTGAAGTGGTCGGCGATGCGGAGAACGGGGAGGATGCCCTGGAAAAGATCGAGCAGCTGGAGCCGGATGTGGTGATGACGGACATCCGGATGCCCTACATGGACGGCCTGACCCTGACGGCGAAGATCCGTCAAAAGTATCCCTCTGTCAAGGTGCTGATCTTCTCGGGATTCGATGATTTTGAGTATGCCCAGCAGGCGATCAAGCTGAATGTGACTGAATATATCCTGAAGCCGGTCAATGTGGAGGAGCTTTCCGAGATCTTGAACCGTGTCCGGGAAAACCTGGATGAAGAGATCAAGCAGCGCCGGAATGTGGATCTTTTACGGGTCAGCTATCAGAACAGCCTGCCCATACTGCGGGAGCTGTTCTTAAATGATATGGTGCGCGGTACCGTACATGGGGCGCAGATTGATGAAAAGCTGAAGGAGTACGGCGTGGATATCCTGGACGCCAGGAAATGGATCGCCGCCCTGATCCATGTGGAGCAGGAGGAGCAGACCGAGGGGCGGGTGCTCTCCAAGCACCGGGAGCTGATCCCCATCTCCGTGAAAAAGCTGGTGGAGGACAATTTAAAGGATTACTGCCGTTTTATCATATTTAACTCCGCAGCGGGCATCGCGCTGATCGCCGCCGTGGACGACAGCAATACCCAGACGGGCCTGATCGACCAGCTGGGGGATATCTGCAAGGAGAGCAAGCGGATCCTGGAGGTGACCATCACGGTCGGCGTGGGACACAGCTGTACCAGCTTAGAGCAGATCGGCACCTCCTACCAGTCGGCGGAGGACGCCCTTGGGTACCGCGCCATCGTGGGTCCGGGGAATACGATCTATATCAACGACGTGGAGCCGGTCAGCCGCGGGAAGCTCCAGCTGGACGGCAAGGACGAGGCAGAGCTGGTGAATGCCATCAAGTTTGGACCGAAGGACCAGATCCGGGAGGTGATCCAGCGGCTGGTGGTCCGGATGGGGGATGCCAAGGTCCATGTGCGCCAGCACCAGCTCTATATGCTCTCCATTGTCAACTGCATTACCCAGCTCATGCAGCAGTATGATTTCAATCCCGGCGACATGTTCAGGGTCCAGGAGCAGTACACCGATATCCTGTCAGCGATCCAGCGCAGGGAAGAGTTTGAGGACTGGATCCTGCAGGTGGCGTACCGGATGAATGAGAGCATGGACCGGGAGCGGGACAATACCACCAGGAAGGTGATCCTGGAGGCAAAACAGTACATCCAGGACAATTACCAGAACCCGGACCTGTCCGTGGAGATGCTCTGCCGCCAGCTCCACATGAGCCCTGCATATTTTTCCACCGTATTCAAAAAAGAGACAGGACAGACCTATATCGCCTATCTTACTGAGGTCCGGCTTGACAAGGCGGTAGAACTGCTCAATGAGACGGATGACAAGACCTATATTATCGCCCAGAAGGTGGGATACCAGGAACAGAATTATTTCAGTTATGTTTTTAAGAAACGGTTTGGCGTATCCCCGACCAAGTTCCGGGGGGCGCAGTAG
- a CDS encoding bifunctional adenosylcobinamide kinase/adenosylcobinamide-phosphate guanylyltransferase: protein MILIVGGSCQGKAEYARGLLEQCKGAGPSERSLDDCRPEDSMADGRTDCWSQVSGKACLVNFHGFLRQVMEAGLDPDAFTDEVICSGTQIITMDEVGCGIVPVERSERDYREAVGRAGQRIAGEADEVYRMMCGIPMRIK, encoded by the coding sequence ATGATTCTGATTGTTGGCGGCAGCTGTCAGGGCAAGGCAGAATATGCACGCGGCCTTCTGGAGCAGTGTAAAGGCGCCGGACCATCTGAGCGCAGCCTGGATGACTGTCGTCCGGAGGACAGTATGGCGGACGGAAGAACGGACTGCTGGAGCCAGGTTTCCGGGAAGGCCTGCCTGGTGAATTTCCACGGCTTTTTGAGGCAGGTGATGGAGGCGGGGCTGGACCCGGATGCTTTTACGGATGAGGTGATCTGCAGCGGCACGCAGATCATCACCATGGATGAAGTGGGCTGCGGGATCGTGCCGGTGGAGCGGTCAGAGCGGGACTACCGGGAGGCGGTGGGCCGTGCAGGGCAGCGGATCGCCGGGGAGGCGGATGAGGTGTACCGCATGATGTGCGGGATCCCAATGCGGATCAAATAG
- a CDS encoding adenosylcobinamide-GDP ribazoletransferase: MSNPDKGRGGGMIQSLVIALSMYSRIPMPAMEWSEAGMKYALCFFPLVGVVIGALVAVFHGLSGRLGLGETAAACIGTALPLLVTGGIHMDGFLDTVDARSSCQDRQRKLEILKDPHTGAFAVIGGGVYLLIYAAVFSTLKERAFPAVAGVYVMTRAFSGWSVVSFPKAKKDGLASTFASGAQVRAVQVSMAVWALLAAGFIWDAGGFCMAAALVVTGAGTLFWYYRMAVREFGGMTGDLAGYFLQIAELSMLAVLAVWTSWIL, from the coding sequence TTGAGTAATCCAGATAAGGGACGGGGCGGGGGAATGATCCAGAGCCTTGTCATCGCTCTGTCCATGTATTCCCGTATCCCGATGCCCGCCATGGAATGGAGCGAGGCGGGGATGAAGTATGCGCTCTGCTTTTTTCCGCTGGTGGGTGTGGTGATCGGAGCGCTGGTCGCGGTCTTTCACGGGCTTTCGGGACGGCTGGGGCTGGGGGAGACGGCTGCTGCCTGCATCGGGACGGCTCTGCCGCTCCTGGTGACAGGAGGGATCCATATGGATGGATTTCTTGATACGGTGGATGCCAGAAGCTCCTGCCAGGACAGGCAGCGGAAGCTGGAGATATTAAAGGACCCCCATACGGGGGCGTTTGCCGTGATCGGGGGCGGCGTCTATCTGCTCATCTATGCGGCGGTTTTCAGCACTTTAAAGGAACGGGCCTTCCCGGCCGTGGCGGGAGTCTATGTGATGACCAGGGCATTCAGCGGCTGGTCTGTGGTGTCGTTCCCCAAAGCGAAGAAAGACGGGCTTGCCAGCACGTTTGCTTCCGGGGCGCAGGTGAGGGCTGTTCAGGTTTCCATGGCCGTCTGGGCGCTTTTGGCAGCCGGGTTTATCTGGGATGCCGGCGGTTTTTGCATGGCAGCCGCTCTGGTGGTCACAGGGGCTGGTACGCTCTTTTGGTATTACCGGATGGCGGTGCGGGAGTTCGGCGGCATGACCGGTGATCTGGCTGGATATTTTCTGCAGATCGCGGAGCTGTCCATGCTGGCAGTGCTGGCGGTGTGGACATCCTGGATCCTCTGA
- a CDS encoding histidinol-phosphate transaminase codes for MERHAHGGDIYGNVISHDFSINLNPLGMPEQVVRRLRDSVEDWGRYPDPECRELTGRLARLHKTEPSRIFCGNGAAELICLLVQVKRPKKALVPAPAFFEYERALRSVGCQVEYYHLEEQGGFVPDMENMAEKVTEDTDMVFFCNPNNPTGVAVTAGEIRKLAKACHQNRAFLVVDECFCEFLENPEQSSAVPLTAEYPQMAVLRAFTKTFAMAGLRLGYGICREAGLWEQLYKNRQPWSVSLPAQVAGVAALEPQACGEYLERTRELLRQQREALTSGLEGLGFKVYPSNANYLLFKAPWEIKGEADSLYEQCRLRGILIRDCKNFTGLTAGYYRVCVGRQEENLYLLEQLGQILDKGEGRQ; via the coding sequence ATGGAGCGTCACGCACATGGCGGGGATATTTATGGGAATGTGATCTCCCACGATTTTTCAATCAATCTAAATCCCCTTGGGATGCCGGAGCAGGTGGTCAGGCGGCTTCGGGATTCTGTAGAGGACTGGGGACGCTATCCGGACCCGGAATGCAGGGAACTGACCGGACGGCTTGCCAGGCTCCACAAGACGGAACCATCCCGGATCTTCTGCGGCAACGGGGCGGCAGAGCTGATCTGTCTGCTGGTCCAGGTAAAAAGGCCGAAGAAAGCGCTGGTTCCTGCCCCTGCCTTTTTTGAATACGAGCGGGCGCTGCGCAGCGTGGGCTGTCAGGTGGAATATTACCACCTGGAGGAACAGGGGGGATTTGTCCCTGATATGGAAAACATGGCGGAGAAGGTGACGGAGGACACGGATATGGTGTTTTTCTGTAATCCCAACAATCCGACGGGAGTTGCCGTGACCGCAGGGGAGATCCGAAAGCTGGCAAAAGCCTGTCATCAGAACCGGGCGTTTCTGGTTGTGGATGAATGTTTTTGCGAGTTTTTAGAAAACCCGGAGCAGAGCTCGGCGGTCCCGCTGACGGCGGAGTATCCGCAGATGGCGGTCCTGCGGGCCTTTACCAAGACTTTTGCTATGGCGGGGCTGCGTCTGGGCTATGGGATCTGCCGGGAGGCGGGGCTGTGGGAGCAGCTCTACAAAAACCGTCAGCCCTGGAGCGTGTCGCTTCCGGCCCAGGTAGCGGGCGTTGCTGCGCTGGAGCCGCAGGCCTGTGGGGAATATCTGGAACGCACGCGGGAGCTTTTGCGGCAGCAGAGGGAGGCGCTTACATCCGGCCTTGAAGGGCTGGGGTTTAAAGTATATCCCTCAAATGCCAATTACCTGCTTTTTAAGGCGCCGTGGGAAATAAAAGGAGAGGCGGATTCTCTTTACGAGCAGTGCAGGCTAAGGGGAATCCTGATCCGGGACTGCAAAAACTTTACAGGCCTTACAGCCGGGTATTACCGTGTCTGCGTCGGCAGGCAGGAGGAGAATCTGTATTTACTGGAACAGCTTGGACAGATACTGGACAAAGGAGAGGGGCGGCAATGA
- a CDS encoding DUF4230 domain-containing protein: MKELKKRIWTIAAAVIVVAAAFGMGAVWKGTRGGLVQEKEAITQDILQQQIQEIGELATAKYYYTNMGRYENTLQVGGKNIPFTKKMFIISYDGTVKAGVELKDIRVTLEDRVIRVVIPEARILSHEVDMESVTVFDEKNSIFNGLATEDVTRFLTEQHVLMEEKAVGSGILEDARKNAGNSLKALYQALLKEHEDDEEGYTLEVEFE; this comes from the coding sequence ATGAAAGAACTAAAAAAGAGAATCTGGACGATCGCTGCTGCGGTGATCGTGGTGGCAGCTGCATTTGGCATGGGGGCTGTCTGGAAGGGGACAAGGGGCGGACTGGTCCAGGAAAAGGAAGCCATTACCCAGGATATCCTTCAGCAGCAGATCCAGGAGATCGGCGAGCTTGCCACGGCGAAATACTACTATACCAACATGGGCAGGTATGAGAACACCCTTCAGGTCGGCGGAAAGAATATTCCGTTTACCAAAAAGATGTTCATCATTTCCTATGACGGGACCGTTAAGGCTGGTGTGGAGCTCAAGGATATCCGTGTGACGCTGGAGGACCGGGTCATCAGGGTGGTCATTCCAGAGGCCAGGATCCTGTCCCATGAGGTGGATATGGAATCTGTCACGGTATTTGATGAGAAGAACAGCATTTTCAACGGGCTTGCCACGGAGGATGTGACACGGTTTTTGACGGAGCAGCATGTGCTGATGGAGGAAAAAGCTGTGGGCAGCGGGATCCTTGAGGATGCACGAAAGAATGCCGGGAACAGTTTAAAGGCGTTATACCAGGCGCTGTTAAAAGAGCATGAGGACGACGAGGAAGGCTATACCCTGGAGGTGGAATTTGAGTAA
- the cbiB gene encoding adenosylcobinamide-phosphate synthase CbiB produces the protein MTELGMMEYAAAVYVGFLLDCIIGDPQGWWHPVKAMGWLVQKLEPPLRRIFPETKKGLLAAGTLLVCCVAGASVAASGLILAAAGRIHPYVRFLLMGIMCGQILAGRSLKTESMKVYDALRAGDIPGARRAVSMIVGRDTDQLTAGGITKAAVETVAENASDGVIAPLCFMLLLGPAGGFFYKAVNTMDSMVGYRNERYLYFGRAAARLDDVVNWIPARLTACFFILAAWVLPGFDGAGAWRIWRRDRRCHKSPNSAQCESACAGALGVQLAGDAWYFGILHKKPFIGDDTRPVEPEDIVRVNRIMYTALVLALLAGGGTLWSVTHMAGIFMGM, from the coding sequence ATGACAGAACTTGGAATGATGGAATATGCAGCGGCGGTGTACGTTGGATTTTTGCTGGACTGCATCATAGGAGACCCGCAGGGCTGGTGGCATCCCGTGAAGGCCATGGGGTGGCTGGTCCAGAAGCTGGAGCCTCCTCTGCGGCGCATATTCCCTGAGACAAAAAAGGGCCTGCTGGCTGCGGGAACCCTGCTGGTGTGCTGTGTGGCAGGAGCCTCCGTGGCAGCTTCCGGCCTGATCCTTGCAGCGGCAGGGCGGATCCATCCCTATGTAAGGTTCCTCCTTATGGGGATCATGTGTGGACAGATCCTGGCAGGAAGATCCTTAAAAACCGAGAGCATGAAGGTGTATGACGCCCTGCGGGCCGGAGATATCCCGGGGGCGCGCCGTGCGGTCTCCATGATCGTGGGCAGGGATACGGATCAGCTGACAGCCGGGGGGATCACAAAGGCGGCGGTGGAGACCGTGGCGGAGAATGCGTCGGACGGGGTGATCGCTCCGCTCTGCTTTATGCTCCTGCTGGGGCCTGCAGGCGGTTTTTTCTATAAGGCGGTCAATACCATGGATTCCATGGTGGGTTATCGAAATGAGCGCTATCTGTACTTTGGCAGAGCGGCGGCGCGTCTGGACGATGTGGTCAACTGGATCCCGGCGCGTCTGACGGCATGTTTTTTTATCCTGGCGGCGTGGGTGCTTCCGGGGTTTGACGGGGCAGGTGCATGGCGTATCTGGAGGCGGGACCGCAGGTGCCATAAAAGCCCCAATTCCGCCCAGTGTGAATCTGCCTGCGCCGGGGCGCTGGGGGTACAGCTGGCAGGGGACGCCTGGTATTTCGGTATACTCCACAAAAAGCCGTTCATCGGGGACGACACCCGCCCGGTGGAGCCGGAGGATATCGTCAGGGTGAACCGCATCATGTATACAGCATTGGTACTGGCACTTTTAGCAGGAGGAGGAACACTATGGAGCGTCACGCACATGGCGGGGATATTTATGGGAATGTGA
- a CDS encoding cobalt-precorrin 5A hydrolase, with protein sequence MRLAVISFTRAGARICGKLAEQFREQGISCEGYIHKNFTDGFQGIPDIFALEEPVGQWTGRMFDRVDGLFYIGAAGIAVRAIAPYLKDKMTDPAVVVVDEQGSYAVSLLSGHVGGANRLARMAADILGAVPIITTASDVQGRTAVDVWAAERRLKLSDRELAKQTASALVNGEPVGFYSDYHLAEPEPEDYARGKQCRMNVWVTCRRFPEPDSAIARFLPEDAGILRLIPEALTVGIGCRRNTDADQVFDAVKETFIKHGLDLRAVARLASITIKKNEGGLLQTAASMQVPFVTYTAEELEQVQGEIAESAFVRKVTGTGNVCERAALLGAGPGSRLLVHKEICGSVTIAVAEARMEIERTEL encoded by the coding sequence TTGAGACTGGCAGTGATCAGTTTTACAAGGGCAGGAGCCCGGATATGCGGGAAACTGGCAGAACAGTTCCGGGAACAGGGCATATCCTGTGAAGGATATATACATAAAAATTTTACGGATGGATTTCAGGGGATTCCTGATATCTTTGCATTAGAAGAACCGGTGGGACAGTGGACCGGACGGATGTTTGATCGTGTGGACGGGCTTTTTTATATAGGCGCGGCGGGAATTGCCGTGCGCGCCATAGCGCCGTATCTGAAGGACAAGATGACAGATCCGGCTGTGGTGGTGGTCGACGAGCAGGGAAGCTACGCGGTCTCGCTCCTTTCCGGGCATGTGGGAGGAGCCAACCGTTTAGCGCGGATGGCTGCCGATATTCTTGGCGCAGTTCCGATCATCACCACTGCATCTGATGTGCAGGGCCGGACAGCGGTGGATGTGTGGGCGGCAGAGCGGCGCTTGAAGCTCTCCGACCGGGAGCTGGCGAAGCAGACAGCTTCTGCCCTGGTAAATGGAGAACCGGTTGGTTTTTACAGTGATTATCATCTGGCAGAACCGGAGCCGGAGGATTATGCACGGGGAAAGCAGTGCCGGATGAATGTGTGGGTCACCTGCCGCCGGTTTCCGGAGCCGGACAGCGCCATCGCCCGTTTTTTGCCGGAAGATGCGGGAATTCTCCGTTTGATCCCGGAAGCGCTCACGGTGGGGATCGGGTGCAGAAGGAACACGGATGCAGACCAGGTGTTTGATGCGGTAAAGGAGACGTTTATAAAGCATGGTCTGGATCTGAGAGCAGTAGCGCGGCTGGCGAGTATTACGATCAAGAAAAATGAGGGCGGCCTGCTTCAGACAGCCGCATCCATGCAGGTGCCGTTTGTGACCTATACCGCAGAAGAACTGGAACAGGTACAGGGAGAAATAGCGGAATCAGCTTTTGTCAGGAAAGTGACGGGGACCGGGAATGTCTGTGAGCGGGCGGCCCTTCTGGGCGCCGGGCCGGGGAGCCGCCTTCTGGTACACAAGGAGATCTGCGGCAGTGTGACAATAGCAGTTGCAGAGGCCCGTATGGAGATAGAAAGGACAGAGCTATGA